A DNA window from Aphelocoma coerulescens isolate FSJ_1873_10779 chromosome 7, UR_Acoe_1.0, whole genome shotgun sequence contains the following coding sequences:
- the GTF3C3 gene encoding general transcription factor 3C polypeptide 3 isoform X1 — MSGFSPELIEYLEGKISFEEFEQRREERKSREKEGENASAEENEEDVEAPSSSRKASGKSQSRDETDGETADGVSKSVHRVFASMLGENEEEEDDEEEEEEEEEEETTEQPTAGDVFVLEMVLNRETKKMMKEKRPRSKLPRALRGLMGEANIRFARGEREEAILMCMEIIRQAPLAHEPFSTLAMIYEDQGDMEKSLQFGLIAAHLNPSNTEEWVRLAEMSLEQDNIKQAVFCYTKALKYDPTNVRYLWERSSLYEQLGEHKMAMDGYRRILNLLAPSDGERFMQLARDMAKSYYEANDVTSAIEIVEEAFTKHQSLVSMEDVNIAAELYISSKQYDKALAVITDFTGIVLEKKVPEKSATEEKKDTGAVVETQESQEAVTDDQSHPVAESSAPAVEKVSCCIPEGVPIDITVKLMVCLIHLNILEPLSPLLTTLVEQNPEEMGDLYLDVAEAFLDVGEYNSALPLLSSLVCSERYNLAVVWLRHAECLKALGHMERAAESYAKVVDLAPLHLDARISLSTLQQQLGRPEKALEALEPMYDPDTLAQDANAAQQELKLLLHRSTLLYSQGKMYGYIDTLLTMLAMLLKVAMSRAQVCLISSSKSGERHLYLIKVSRDKISDNDDQETANCDAKAIFAVLTSVLTKDDWWNLLLKAIYALCDLSRYKEAELLVDSSLEYYSFYEDRQKRKELEYFGLSAAILDKNFRKAYNYIRIMVMENVNKPQLWNIFNQVTMQSQDVRHHRFCLRLMLKNPDNHVLCVLNGHNAFVSGSFKHALGQYVQAFRANPDEPLYSLCIGLTFIHMASQKYVLKRHALLVQGFSFLHRYLDLRGPCQESFYNLGRGLHQLGLLHLAIHYYQRVLELPPLTLEGIETDQTDLRRDTAFNLSLIYQSSGNTRMAQKMLYTYAVV, encoded by the exons ATGTCGGGCTTCAGCCCGGAGCTGATCGAGTACCTGGAGGGGAAGATCTCCTTCGAGGAGTTCGAGCAGCGTCGCGAGGAGCGCAAGAGCCGCGAAAAG GAGGGAGAAAATGCGTCTGCTGAGGAAAACGAGGAAGATGTAGAGGCTCCATCTTCATCCAGAAAAGCATCTGGGAAATCCCAAAGTCGGGATGAAACTGACG GAGAAACAGCAGATGGGGTCAGTAAATCTGTTCATCGGGTCTTTGCATCCATGCTTGGGGAaaatgaagaggaggaggatgatgaggaggaggaggaagaagaagaggaagaagaaactacTGAGCAGCCTACAGCTGGAGATGTTTTCGTTTTGGAGATGGTTCTTAATCGAGAGACTAAGAAAATGATGAAA GAGAAAAGACCTCGCAGCAAACTTCCTCGTGCCCTGAGGGGTCTGATGGGAGAGGCCAACATCAGGTTCGCTCGAGGGGAGCGTGAGGAGGCCATTCTGATGTGCATGGAAATCATTCGGCAAG CTCCTCTTGCTCATGAGCCATTTTCCACTCTTGCCATGATCTATGAAGACCAGGGTGATATGGAGAAGTCACTACAGTTTGGACTGATTGCAGCTCACTTAAATCCTAGCAATACTGAGGAGTGGGTTAGACTGGCAGAAATGTCACTGGAGCAGGACAATATTAAACAGGCTGTTTTCTGCTACACAAAAG CTCTGAAATATGACCCGACCAATGTGCGCTACCTGTGGGAGAGATCCAGCCTGTACGAGCAGCTGGGGGAGCACAAGATGGCCATGGATGGCTACCGGCGCATCCTGAACCTCCTGGCTCCCTCTGACGGGGAGCGCTTCATGCAGCTGGCCCGAGACATGGCCAA GAGTTACTATGAAGCCAATGATGTGACCTCTGCTATTGAGATAGTAGAAGAGGCCTTTACCAAACACCAGAGCCTTGTGTCCATGGAGGATGTTAACATTGCAGCTGAACTGTACATCTCCTCCAAGCAGTACGACAAAGCTCTGGCG GTTATTACAGATTTTACGGGAATTGTACTTGAAAAAAAGGTACCAGAAAAAAGTGCAACTGAGGAGAAAAAGG ATACAGGTGCAGTGGTAGAAACTCAGGAAAGCCAGGAGGCAGTGACTGACGACCAAAGTCATCCAGTTGCTGAATCCAGTGCTCCAG CTGTGGAGAAGGTCAGCTGCTGCATACCTGAGGGTGTTCCCATAGACATCACAGTCAAGCTGATGGTGTGCTTGATTCACTTGAACATCCTGGAGCCACTCAGT CCTCTTTTGACTACTCTGGTGGAACAAAATCCAGAAGAAATGGGTGACTTGTATTTGGATGTCGCAGAGGCATTTTTGGATGTTGGAGAATACAACTCAGCACTGCCTCTCCTGAGTTCCCTTGTCTGTTCAGAACGGTACAACCTGGCTGTTGTGTGGCTCCGGCATGCGG AGTGCTTGAAGGCTTTGGGACACATGGAGCGTGCTGCAGAGAGCTATGCCAAGGTTGTTGATCTTGCTCCTTTGCATCTTGATGCAAGAATCTCACTTTCaacacttcagcagcagctgggccGACCTGAGAAAGCTCTGGAGGCTCTGGAACCAATGTATGACCCAGATACACTGGCTCAGGATGCTAATGCTGCACAGCAG GAATTAAAGCTACTTCTCCATCGCTCCACACTGTTGTATTCCCAAGGCAAAATGTATGGTTACATTGACACGTTGCTCACAATGCTGGCAATGCTGCTGAAG GTAGCAATGAGCAGAGCTCAAGTGTGTTTGATATCTAGTTCCAAATCTGGAGAGAGACACCTCTATCTTATTAAGGTGTCGAGGGATAAAATTTCTGACAATGATGACCAAGAGACAGCAAATTGCGATGCGAAAG CAATTTTTGCTGTTCTCACAAGTGTTCTGACAAAAGATGACTGGTGGAACCTTCTCCTGAAGGCTATTTATGCCTTGTGTGACCTCTCCCGGTACAAGGAGGCAGAGCTACTTGTGGATTCCTCACTGGAATATTACTCATTCTACGAGGATAGACAAAAGCGCAAGGAGCTGGAGTACTTTGGGCTCTCTGCTGCAATTCTGGACAAGAACTTCAGAAAAGCTTACAACTATATCAG AATCATGGTAATGGAAAATGTCAATAAGCCCCAGCTGTGGAACATCTTCAATCAAGTCACTATGCAGTCTCAGGATGTCCGTCACCATCGCTTTTGTCTCCGCCTGATGCTGAAAAATCCTGACAATCACGTGCTGTGTGTCCTCAATGGGCACAATGCCTTTGTGTCTGGCAGTTTCAAGCATGCTCTTG GTCAGTATGTGCAAGCGTTCCGTGCAAACCCAGATGAACCTTTGTACAGTCTTTGTATTGGCCTGACTTTCATCCACATGGCCTCTCAGAAATATGTGCTGAAAAGGCATGCTCTTCTAGTACAG GGATTCTCCTTCCTTCACCGCTACTTGGACCTGCGCGGACCATGTCAGGAGTCTTTCTACAACCTCGGCCGTGGCCTGCACCAGCTGGGATTGCTGCACCTGGCCATCCACTATTACCAAAGAGTGCTTGAACTTCCTCCCCTCACCTTAGAG gGAATAGAAACCGATCAGACAGACCTGAGAAGAGATACTGCCTTTAACTTGTCACTCATTTACCAGAGCAGTGGGAACACCAGAATGGCTCAGAAGATGTTGTATACCTATGCAGTTGTGTGA
- the GTF3C3 gene encoding general transcription factor 3C polypeptide 3 isoform X2: MSGFSPELIEYLEGKISFEEFEQRREERKSREKEGENASAEENEEDVEAPSSSRKASGKSQSRDETDGETADGVSKSVHRVFASMLGENEEEEDDEEEEEEEEEEETTEQPTAGDVFVLEMVLNRETKKMMKEKRPRSKLPRALRGLMGEANIRFARGEREEAILMCMEIIRQAPLAHEPFSTLAMIYEDQGDMEKSLQFGLIAAHLNPSNTEEWVRLAEMSLEQDNIKQAVFCYTKALKYDPTNVRYLWERSSLYEQLGEHKMAMDGYRRILNLLAPSDGERFMQLARDMAKSYYEANDVTSAIEIVEEAFTKHQSLVSMEDVNIAAELYISSKQYDKALAVITDFTGIVLEKKVPEKSATEEKKGAVVETQESQEAVTDDQSHPVAESSAPAVEKVSCCIPEGVPIDITVKLMVCLIHLNILEPLSPLLTTLVEQNPEEMGDLYLDVAEAFLDVGEYNSALPLLSSLVCSERYNLAVVWLRHAECLKALGHMERAAESYAKVVDLAPLHLDARISLSTLQQQLGRPEKALEALEPMYDPDTLAQDANAAQQELKLLLHRSTLLYSQGKMYGYIDTLLTMLAMLLKVAMSRAQVCLISSSKSGERHLYLIKVSRDKISDNDDQETANCDAKAIFAVLTSVLTKDDWWNLLLKAIYALCDLSRYKEAELLVDSSLEYYSFYEDRQKRKELEYFGLSAAILDKNFRKAYNYIRIMVMENVNKPQLWNIFNQVTMQSQDVRHHRFCLRLMLKNPDNHVLCVLNGHNAFVSGSFKHALGQYVQAFRANPDEPLYSLCIGLTFIHMASQKYVLKRHALLVQGFSFLHRYLDLRGPCQESFYNLGRGLHQLGLLHLAIHYYQRVLELPPLTLEGIETDQTDLRRDTAFNLSLIYQSSGNTRMAQKMLYTYAVV, from the exons ATGTCGGGCTTCAGCCCGGAGCTGATCGAGTACCTGGAGGGGAAGATCTCCTTCGAGGAGTTCGAGCAGCGTCGCGAGGAGCGCAAGAGCCGCGAAAAG GAGGGAGAAAATGCGTCTGCTGAGGAAAACGAGGAAGATGTAGAGGCTCCATCTTCATCCAGAAAAGCATCTGGGAAATCCCAAAGTCGGGATGAAACTGACG GAGAAACAGCAGATGGGGTCAGTAAATCTGTTCATCGGGTCTTTGCATCCATGCTTGGGGAaaatgaagaggaggaggatgatgaggaggaggaggaagaagaagaggaagaagaaactacTGAGCAGCCTACAGCTGGAGATGTTTTCGTTTTGGAGATGGTTCTTAATCGAGAGACTAAGAAAATGATGAAA GAGAAAAGACCTCGCAGCAAACTTCCTCGTGCCCTGAGGGGTCTGATGGGAGAGGCCAACATCAGGTTCGCTCGAGGGGAGCGTGAGGAGGCCATTCTGATGTGCATGGAAATCATTCGGCAAG CTCCTCTTGCTCATGAGCCATTTTCCACTCTTGCCATGATCTATGAAGACCAGGGTGATATGGAGAAGTCACTACAGTTTGGACTGATTGCAGCTCACTTAAATCCTAGCAATACTGAGGAGTGGGTTAGACTGGCAGAAATGTCACTGGAGCAGGACAATATTAAACAGGCTGTTTTCTGCTACACAAAAG CTCTGAAATATGACCCGACCAATGTGCGCTACCTGTGGGAGAGATCCAGCCTGTACGAGCAGCTGGGGGAGCACAAGATGGCCATGGATGGCTACCGGCGCATCCTGAACCTCCTGGCTCCCTCTGACGGGGAGCGCTTCATGCAGCTGGCCCGAGACATGGCCAA GAGTTACTATGAAGCCAATGATGTGACCTCTGCTATTGAGATAGTAGAAGAGGCCTTTACCAAACACCAGAGCCTTGTGTCCATGGAGGATGTTAACATTGCAGCTGAACTGTACATCTCCTCCAAGCAGTACGACAAAGCTCTGGCG GTTATTACAGATTTTACGGGAATTGTACTTGAAAAAAAGGTACCAGAAAAAAGTGCAACTGAGGAGAAAAAGG GTGCAGTGGTAGAAACTCAGGAAAGCCAGGAGGCAGTGACTGACGACCAAAGTCATCCAGTTGCTGAATCCAGTGCTCCAG CTGTGGAGAAGGTCAGCTGCTGCATACCTGAGGGTGTTCCCATAGACATCACAGTCAAGCTGATGGTGTGCTTGATTCACTTGAACATCCTGGAGCCACTCAGT CCTCTTTTGACTACTCTGGTGGAACAAAATCCAGAAGAAATGGGTGACTTGTATTTGGATGTCGCAGAGGCATTTTTGGATGTTGGAGAATACAACTCAGCACTGCCTCTCCTGAGTTCCCTTGTCTGTTCAGAACGGTACAACCTGGCTGTTGTGTGGCTCCGGCATGCGG AGTGCTTGAAGGCTTTGGGACACATGGAGCGTGCTGCAGAGAGCTATGCCAAGGTTGTTGATCTTGCTCCTTTGCATCTTGATGCAAGAATCTCACTTTCaacacttcagcagcagctgggccGACCTGAGAAAGCTCTGGAGGCTCTGGAACCAATGTATGACCCAGATACACTGGCTCAGGATGCTAATGCTGCACAGCAG GAATTAAAGCTACTTCTCCATCGCTCCACACTGTTGTATTCCCAAGGCAAAATGTATGGTTACATTGACACGTTGCTCACAATGCTGGCAATGCTGCTGAAG GTAGCAATGAGCAGAGCTCAAGTGTGTTTGATATCTAGTTCCAAATCTGGAGAGAGACACCTCTATCTTATTAAGGTGTCGAGGGATAAAATTTCTGACAATGATGACCAAGAGACAGCAAATTGCGATGCGAAAG CAATTTTTGCTGTTCTCACAAGTGTTCTGACAAAAGATGACTGGTGGAACCTTCTCCTGAAGGCTATTTATGCCTTGTGTGACCTCTCCCGGTACAAGGAGGCAGAGCTACTTGTGGATTCCTCACTGGAATATTACTCATTCTACGAGGATAGACAAAAGCGCAAGGAGCTGGAGTACTTTGGGCTCTCTGCTGCAATTCTGGACAAGAACTTCAGAAAAGCTTACAACTATATCAG AATCATGGTAATGGAAAATGTCAATAAGCCCCAGCTGTGGAACATCTTCAATCAAGTCACTATGCAGTCTCAGGATGTCCGTCACCATCGCTTTTGTCTCCGCCTGATGCTGAAAAATCCTGACAATCACGTGCTGTGTGTCCTCAATGGGCACAATGCCTTTGTGTCTGGCAGTTTCAAGCATGCTCTTG GTCAGTATGTGCAAGCGTTCCGTGCAAACCCAGATGAACCTTTGTACAGTCTTTGTATTGGCCTGACTTTCATCCACATGGCCTCTCAGAAATATGTGCTGAAAAGGCATGCTCTTCTAGTACAG GGATTCTCCTTCCTTCACCGCTACTTGGACCTGCGCGGACCATGTCAGGAGTCTTTCTACAACCTCGGCCGTGGCCTGCACCAGCTGGGATTGCTGCACCTGGCCATCCACTATTACCAAAGAGTGCTTGAACTTCCTCCCCTCACCTTAGAG gGAATAGAAACCGATCAGACAGACCTGAGAAGAGATACTGCCTTTAACTTGTCACTCATTTACCAGAGCAGTGGGAACACCAGAATGGCTCAGAAGATGTTGTATACCTATGCAGTTGTGTGA
- the GTF3C3 gene encoding general transcription factor 3C polypeptide 3 isoform X3, translating into MSGFSPELIEYLEGKISFEEFEQRREERKSREKEGENASAEENEEDVEAPSSSRKASGKSQSRDETDGETADGVSKSVHRVFASMLGENEEEEDDEEEEEEEEEEETTEQPTAGDVFVLEMVLNRETKKMMKEKRPRSKLPRALRGLMGEANIRFARGEREEAILMCMEIIRQAPLAHEPFSTLAMIYEDQGDMEKSLQFGLIAAHLNPSNTEEWVRLAEMSLEQDNIKQAVFCYTKALKYDPTNVRYLWERSSLYEQLGEHKMAMDGYRRILNLLAPSDGERFMQLARDMAKSYYEANDVTSAIEIVEEAFTKHQSLVSMEDVNIAAELYISSKQYDKALAVITDFTGIVLEKKVPEKSATEEKKDTGAVVETQESQEAVTDDQSHPVAESSAPAVEKVSCCIPEGVPIDITVKLMVCLIHLNILEPLSPLLTTLVEQNPEEMGDLYLDVAEAFLDVGEYNSALPLLSSLVCSERYNLAVVWLRHAECLKALGHMERAAESYAKVVDLAPLHLDARISLSTLQQQLGRPEKALEALEPMYDPDTLAQDANAAQQELKLLLHRSTLLYSQGKMYGYIDTLLTMLAMLLKQFLLFSQVF; encoded by the exons ATGTCGGGCTTCAGCCCGGAGCTGATCGAGTACCTGGAGGGGAAGATCTCCTTCGAGGAGTTCGAGCAGCGTCGCGAGGAGCGCAAGAGCCGCGAAAAG GAGGGAGAAAATGCGTCTGCTGAGGAAAACGAGGAAGATGTAGAGGCTCCATCTTCATCCAGAAAAGCATCTGGGAAATCCCAAAGTCGGGATGAAACTGACG GAGAAACAGCAGATGGGGTCAGTAAATCTGTTCATCGGGTCTTTGCATCCATGCTTGGGGAaaatgaagaggaggaggatgatgaggaggaggaggaagaagaagaggaagaagaaactacTGAGCAGCCTACAGCTGGAGATGTTTTCGTTTTGGAGATGGTTCTTAATCGAGAGACTAAGAAAATGATGAAA GAGAAAAGACCTCGCAGCAAACTTCCTCGTGCCCTGAGGGGTCTGATGGGAGAGGCCAACATCAGGTTCGCTCGAGGGGAGCGTGAGGAGGCCATTCTGATGTGCATGGAAATCATTCGGCAAG CTCCTCTTGCTCATGAGCCATTTTCCACTCTTGCCATGATCTATGAAGACCAGGGTGATATGGAGAAGTCACTACAGTTTGGACTGATTGCAGCTCACTTAAATCCTAGCAATACTGAGGAGTGGGTTAGACTGGCAGAAATGTCACTGGAGCAGGACAATATTAAACAGGCTGTTTTCTGCTACACAAAAG CTCTGAAATATGACCCGACCAATGTGCGCTACCTGTGGGAGAGATCCAGCCTGTACGAGCAGCTGGGGGAGCACAAGATGGCCATGGATGGCTACCGGCGCATCCTGAACCTCCTGGCTCCCTCTGACGGGGAGCGCTTCATGCAGCTGGCCCGAGACATGGCCAA GAGTTACTATGAAGCCAATGATGTGACCTCTGCTATTGAGATAGTAGAAGAGGCCTTTACCAAACACCAGAGCCTTGTGTCCATGGAGGATGTTAACATTGCAGCTGAACTGTACATCTCCTCCAAGCAGTACGACAAAGCTCTGGCG GTTATTACAGATTTTACGGGAATTGTACTTGAAAAAAAGGTACCAGAAAAAAGTGCAACTGAGGAGAAAAAGG ATACAGGTGCAGTGGTAGAAACTCAGGAAAGCCAGGAGGCAGTGACTGACGACCAAAGTCATCCAGTTGCTGAATCCAGTGCTCCAG CTGTGGAGAAGGTCAGCTGCTGCATACCTGAGGGTGTTCCCATAGACATCACAGTCAAGCTGATGGTGTGCTTGATTCACTTGAACATCCTGGAGCCACTCAGT CCTCTTTTGACTACTCTGGTGGAACAAAATCCAGAAGAAATGGGTGACTTGTATTTGGATGTCGCAGAGGCATTTTTGGATGTTGGAGAATACAACTCAGCACTGCCTCTCCTGAGTTCCCTTGTCTGTTCAGAACGGTACAACCTGGCTGTTGTGTGGCTCCGGCATGCGG AGTGCTTGAAGGCTTTGGGACACATGGAGCGTGCTGCAGAGAGCTATGCCAAGGTTGTTGATCTTGCTCCTTTGCATCTTGATGCAAGAATCTCACTTTCaacacttcagcagcagctgggccGACCTGAGAAAGCTCTGGAGGCTCTGGAACCAATGTATGACCCAGATACACTGGCTCAGGATGCTAATGCTGCACAGCAG GAATTAAAGCTACTTCTCCATCGCTCCACACTGTTGTATTCCCAAGGCAAAATGTATGGTTACATTGACACGTTGCTCACAATGCTGGCAATGCTGCTGAAG CAATTTTTGCTGTTCTCACAAGTGTTCTGA
- the C7H2orf66 gene encoding uncharacterized protein C2orf66 homolog, which translates to MWKVLLLGLYTVLAVRGLAKSAPFQPEEKWKPLDNPRNRDLFFRTLQAYFLGRGLDLRKFPATFTVNNEGPRPAMFYSDPIASAFADYEERKKSFQNFKG; encoded by the exons ATGTGGAAAGTGCTGCTCCTGGGTCTATATACAGTATTGGCTGTGAGAGGGTTGGCAAAGAGTGCTCCTTTCCaaccagaagaaaaatggaagCCTCTTGATAACCCCAGAAACAGAGACCTG TTTTTCAGAACGCTCCAGGCTTACTTCTTGGGCAGGGGCCTTGATCTCAGAAAGTTCCCAGCTACTTTCACTGTGAACAATGAAGGACCAAGGCCTGCCATGTTCTATTCAGATCCTATTGCTTCTGCATTTGCAGAttatgaagaaaggaaaaaatcttttcagaATTTCAAAGGCTGA